In Gottschalkia purinilytica, the sequence CATCATAGCAGATAGCATTTTAGAGGCATGTTTACGTAAAGACAAAGCATCACGTGTCGCTTGTGAGGTAATGGCAACCAAAGGGAAAATTATCGTGGCGGGCGAAATCTCCTGCAGCGAGAAAATAGACATCCGATACATTGTTAGGAATGTCCTTAAAGAGATTGGATACAACCCTCTTAAATTCTTGATTTATGTATTTGTACACAAACAAAGTGTAGATATTGCAACTGGCGTGGATACTGCACTGGAAGTAAGAAATGGAATAAATGAACAGTATGGTTCGATAGGTGCTGGAGACCAAGGAACTGTGTATGGCTATGCTACAAAGGAAACAGGAGAAATGCTTCCCCTACCCCTTGTACTATCTCACAGGATTGTAAAGAGACTGGATGATTGCCGAAAAGGGAAACTGATAAAAGGTATCCATCCAGATGGTAAAGCGCAGGTGACGGTGGAATATGAAGGGGACACTCCAGTGCGAATAAAGACTATTGTGATATCGGTACAGCATGATAAGAATAAAACACAGGAAGAACTTAAGACAGATATCCTTAACAATGTCCTATGGCAGTGCTTTGAGGATTTCCCATTTGATGATGAAACAGAAATTCTCATTAACCCCTCTGGTAGATTTGTCGAAGGTGGTCCCGCTGCCGATACAGGCTTAACTGGTAGAAAAGTTATGGTTGATACCTATGGAGGACTTGCATCCCATGGAGGTGGCGCACTTAGTGGTAAAGACCCCACCAAGGTTGACCGAAGCGGTGCCTATATGGCTCGGTACATTGCAAAGCATATCGTCTGGTGTGGTTATGCAAAGAGATGTGAAGTTAGTATATCCTATGCCATTGGTAAGGCAAATCCTGTAGCCTTTTCTGTAAATACCCTTGGCACAGGTATTGTTTCTGACGAAATATTAACTCTTGCTGCACAGGAGATTTTCAATTTAAGACCTGCGGCAATCATAGAGAAGTTGCGTCTAAGGAATGTGATTTACTCTGATACAGCTGTTTATGGTCACTTTAATAGTTGTCTATTCCCGTGGGAGGATGTAAATAAGTACAGTGAATTTAGAAAGGCGGTGGAAAAGTATGTTGATAGAGAAGATAAAAACTAAACAACTCATCCCCGCTGAATATAACCCAAGGAAGGATTTAAAACCGGGTGATCCGGAATATGAGAAACTTAAACGCTCCCTTGAGGAGTTTGGATATGTAGAACCCGTAATATGGAATAAGACCACAGGCAGAGTCATCGGAGGTCATCAGCGTTTGAAAATCCTGCTGAGTATGGGCATGGATGAGATAGAATGCGTAGTTGTTGAAATGGATGAGCAAAAGGAGAAGGCGCTGAACATTGCACTAAATAAAATAAGTGGTGATTGGGATAAAGACAAATTAGCACTTCTCATCACGGACTTAAATGCTTCAGACTTTGATGTGTCTTTGACAGGTTTTGACCCAGGAGAGTTGGACGATCTTTTCAAGGATTCCCTTAAGGATAATATAAAAGAAGATGATTTCGATGTAGACAGCGAGCTGAAAAAGCCCGCTGTTTCGCATTTAGGGGATATTTGGCTACTTGGACAGCATCGATTAGTCTGCGGAGACAGTACAAAGAAAGACACCTTTAATGTCTTGATGGATGGGAAAACTGCTAATTTGGTAGTTACGGACCCTCCATATAATGTTAACTATGAAGGCACTGCTGGAAAAATCAAAAATGACAATATGGCTAACGAAGCGTTCTACGATTTCCTGCTGGCAGCATTTCAGAACACCGAAGTAGCGATGGCAAAGGACGCTTCTATTTATGTATTCCATGCGGATACGGAAGGACTCAATTTTAGAAGAGCATTCTCCGATGCAGGATTTTATCTTTCCGGTACTTGTATATGGAAAAAGCAGTCCCTTGTTCTCGGTCGCTCTCCTTATCAGTGGCAGCATGAGCCTATTCTCTTTGGGTGGAAAAAGAAAGGTAAGCATAACTGGTATTCCGATAGAAAGCAGACTACCATCTGGGAATTTGAGAAACCGAAGAAAAACAGTGATCATCCTACGATGAAGCCAGTTGCACTTGTGGCCTACCCTATTTTGAATTCAAGCCTTTCTAATTGTATCGTGCTTGATCCTTTTGGAGGTTCAGGAAGTACACTGATTGCTTGTGAGCAGACAGATAGAATCTGTTACACCATTGAACTGGATGAAAAGTACTGTGATGTTATTGTGAAAAGGTATATTGAGCAAGTTGGAAACTCAGACGGTGTGTTTCTTTTAAGAGATGGTTCGAAAGTCAGATATTGTGACCTGCCGGAGGTGAATGCAGATGAGTAAATTGACACTCGGTTCCCTTTTTGATGGGAGCGGAGGTTTTCCTCTAGGCGGTCTGCTCTGTGGCATTGAGCCTTTATGGGCATCTGAAATTGAGCCCTTTCCTATAAGAGTTACGACCAAACGCATCCCTCAGATGAAGCACTATGGGGATATAAACAAATTAAATGGTGCGGAGCTTCCACCTGTAGATATCATAAC encodes:
- the metK gene encoding methionine adenosyltransferase, with amino-acid sequence MSKRYLTAESVCAGHPDKLCDIIADSILEACLRKDKASRVACEVMATKGKIIVAGEISCSEKIDIRYIVRNVLKEIGYNPLKFLIYVFVHKQSVDIATGVDTALEVRNGINEQYGSIGAGDQGTVYGYATKETGEMLPLPLVLSHRIVKRLDDCRKGKLIKGIHPDGKAQVTVEYEGDTPVRIKTIVISVQHDKNKTQEELKTDILNNVLWQCFEDFPFDDETEILINPSGRFVEGGPAADTGLTGRKVMVDTYGGLASHGGGALSGKDPTKVDRSGAYMARYIAKHIVWCGYAKRCEVSISYAIGKANPVAFSVNTLGTGIVSDEILTLAAQEIFNLRPAAIIEKLRLRNVIYSDTAVYGHFNSCLFPWEDVNKYSEFRKAVEKYVDREDKN
- a CDS encoding site-specific DNA-methyltransferase, which translates into the protein MLIEKIKTKQLIPAEYNPRKDLKPGDPEYEKLKRSLEEFGYVEPVIWNKTTGRVIGGHQRLKILLSMGMDEIECVVVEMDEQKEKALNIALNKISGDWDKDKLALLITDLNASDFDVSLTGFDPGELDDLFKDSLKDNIKEDDFDVDSELKKPAVSHLGDIWLLGQHRLVCGDSTKKDTFNVLMDGKTANLVVTDPPYNVNYEGTAGKIKNDNMANEAFYDFLLAAFQNTEVAMAKDASIYVFHADTEGLNFRRAFSDAGFYLSGTCIWKKQSLVLGRSPYQWQHEPILFGWKKKGKHNWYSDRKQTTIWEFEKPKKNSDHPTMKPVALVAYPILNSSLSNCIVLDPFGGSGSTLIACEQTDRICYTIELDEKYCDVIVKRYIEQVGNSDGVFLLRDGSKVRYCDLPEVNADE